CATCGCCTCCGCTCATCATCATAGCCACTACTATGCCCACCAAAATAAGCAGCACCACCACAATGCCAATCACAACAAACAAAATTGCCTTGTTTTTTTTCTCGCTGCCCTTTTCTGCGGCTGCTTTTTCTTCTTCTGCCATTTTAATCCTTTAGTGTGTAGTAAGTTAGCGTGCTTTTGCCAAACTGACGCATTTTAAGCTTTGTATATGCTCCTATAATGTCGGGCATATTATACTCGCTCCAATGTTCAAAAACAATAAAATACGCACTTTCTTGCAATTTTTCTATCATCACAAAAAGCCGCTCATAAATATCATTCATACCCTCCCTTGTGCAAAAAGGCGGGTCAAGGTATAAAATAATGTGTTGAGCTGCCCATTTTTGAAAGCTTTGTGTGAAAAAATCGGCATTGTAGGCAGAAAATTTTAATGTAGGCACTCTTTTTTGTGCCAAAGCAAGATTCTGGGACAGAATATGATAGGCTTTTTTATTTATTTCATAAAATACTGCCTCTTTTGCCCCGCGTGAGAGGGCTTCAATGCCCATTGAGCCACAGCCGCCAAAGCCCTCGATAAACACACTATCTACAATGCTCGCTCCCATTGTGTTGAAAAATGATTCTCTTACAATGGACTTTGTAGGACGCGTGCTTATTTGATTATCCCACATAAGCCGGAGATGCTTTAACATACCTGCGTGAATGTGAAACTTTGCGCTCATTTATTTTCCCAACCTATTTTTTTCACATTTATAGAATCTAGCCATACAAAATCTCGCCATTTTATCTTTAAGCATTTAAATCAAAGCCTCACATGCGGCGGATTTTAGCAATCTCATCTCTTAAGCGCGCAGCCTCCTCAAATTCCAGAGCTTTAGCAGCCTTGTGCATTTTTGCACTTAACTCTTTAATAATATTTTCGCGCTCACTTTTTGGAATTTTGTGGCTGCCCTTTTCATAAAGCCTTGATAAGCCGCTAGATTCTATCTTTAGCTCTTGCTCAAGGCTTCTTTGCACAGATTTTGGCGTGATGTGATGAATGCGGTTAAATTCCTCTTGCTTAGCGCGCCGATAATCAGTAATGTCAAAAGCGCGCTGCATAGAGTTGGTAATTTTTTTAGCATACAAAATCACTTTTCCCTCAACATTACGCGCCGCGCGCCCCATGGTTTGTATGAGGCTTGTCTCACTTCTTAAAAAGCCCTCTTTATCCGCGTCCATAATGGCAATTAAGCTCACTTCTGGCAAATCTAGCCCCTCTCGCAAAAGATTAATACCAATAAGCACATCAAATTCCCCCAAACGCAAAGAGCGTATGAGATGATTGCGCTCAATGGCGTCAATATCACTATGCATATAGCGCACTTTAATGCCAAGCTCTGCATAATATTTGCTTAATTCCTCTGCCATTTTTTTAGTAAGCGTAGTAATTAGCACACGCTGATTTTTTTTAATCCTAGCCTTAATCTCATCATACAAATCAAGCACTTGCTTATCAGAATCTCGCACTTCATAAAGTGGGTCAAGCAATCCTGTAGGACGAATGATTTGCTCTGCTATGTGATTTTTGCTTAATTCTAGCTCTTTTTCTGCCGGTGTGGCGGAAACAAATAAAAAATGTGGGGCTTTTACGATAAATTCATCAAAGCGCAAAGGACGATTATCAAGCGCGCTAGGCAGTCTAAAGCCATATTCTACAAGCACTTCTTTGCGGCTTCTATCGCCTGCATACATACCACCAAACTGCGGCAAGCTCACATGGCTTTCATCAACGATAATAAGATAAGGCTTGCCCTTTTGCTCAAAATAATCTAAAAGCGAATAAGGCGTCTCCCCAGCTGCCTTGCCTGTGAGGTGACGCGCGTAGTTTTCAATGCCTTTGCAAATCCCAGATTCTCTAATCATTTCTAAATCAAACTCTGTGCGCCCTTTGAGACGTTGATATTCAATGAGTTTTTGCTCTTTTTCAAACTCTGCTAAACGCTCTTCAAGTTCAGATTCTATGTTATGCAGGGCTGTTTTTAGCCGATTAGCACTTACAATAAATTGATTTGCAGCATAAAGCACAAAAGATTGCAAATTTGCCAAATGCGTGCGCTCTAGCGCGTCAAATGCACCAATACGCTCAATCTCATCGCCAAAAAATTCTATACGAATAAACTCGCTTTCATTATAAGCAGGAAATATATCAATCACTTCTCCATTGACACGAAAATTGCCGCGCTCAAAGATATTATCATTGCGCGTATAGCCCATATCGACAAGCTTAAGTAAAAGCGCTTTGTGATTATATGCCTGCCCTACTTCTAGCTTTTCTATCATGGTGAGATATTCTTTAGGATTGCCAAGACCATAATTTGCCGATACACTTGCTACTACAATCACATCATCATACGCTAAAAGCGAAGTAGTCGCGCTTAGACGCAGACGCTCTAAATCCTCATTAATGCTCGAATCTTTTTCTATAAACAAATCTCTGCGTGGGATATAAGCCTCTGGCTGATAATAATCAAAGTGTGAAATGAAATACTCCACATGATTTTTAGGAAAAAATGCGCGAAACTCGCTATAAAGCTGCGCGGCTAGGGTTTTATTATGTGTCATAATGAGTGTGGGGATATTAAGCTTAGCAATAATATTTGCCATAGTGTAGGTTTTGCCACTGCCTGTAACGCCAATAAGCGTGCTGTATTTTGCTCCTTGCGTGATGTATTGGGTGATTTTCTCAATAGCTTGGGGTTGGTCGCCTGCTGGTTGATATTGAGAATCTAGGATAAAATTTGACATTTTTTAGCTCGCTCCTTGTAGATTGTGGCAGATTTTGTGTTAGAATTATACTTTATTTTCGCAACCAAAGGATTGTAAGATGAGTAGCGTTATGGATAAACTCTCCCAAAAAATTGAAGAAATGTTATTAAAAATCGCCACACAAAAAGAAGAAATAGAATCTCTCCACCTTGAAATCTCATCGCTCAAAGCACAAAATGAAGCCAAAGATAGCCAAATTTCTAATTTGTATGAGGAAATTGCTGCCAAAGATAGAGGTTTTGAAAATCTCTTTGCCAAAATTGATGAGGGCTTAAAATAATGCCCCAAGATAGCCTGCAAGACAATCTTGAAATCGCCCTAAATGGCAAGCGCTACACGATTTCACTTGAGCCTTTGCATGCTGAAGTGAAAAACGAATTAAGGGCAGTATTTACTAAAGAAGTAGAGCCTATCACGCTTTTAAAGCTCTACATCACCAAAGCACAAGAATACGCCCTCATCTGCCAATCCCTTGAAAGGCTTTATGCAAGCCTTGAAAACATCGACACGCCTACTTCACATATTCATATTCAAGCGATGAGCTAAAGGCGTATTTAAGGCGATGTATTACTATCTCATCGCGCCACTTGGGCTAAAGTCCCCGCCGCTTACCTATGAATGCAAGCAGGCGTGTGAAAAAGATGAGATTTGTAGCATTAGCGTGCGTAATAAGCCCTATCTTGGCATTATTATTAAAAGCCTCAAAAAGCCTGCTTTCGACTGCAAGGTCGCGCAAAAAAGCCCATTTTATTTTTTAAAATTTCAAAAAATACTTGCCACATTTATCGCGCAATATTACTGTGCAACACTTGGTGAAAGCTATGGGCTTTTCACTCCAAAAGAAGGTGAGAATCTAAGCCCTAAGCCTTTGCAGCTTAAGCCACTAAAAGCCCTTAGCACAGAGCAGGAAGAAGCTTTTAGATTCTTAAAATCACAAAAAAATGCGCTCTTATTTGGCGATACGGGCAGTGGGAAAACAGAAATTTATATTCATCTCATCATACACGCGC
The window above is part of the Helicobacter jaachi genome. Proteins encoded here:
- the rsmD gene encoding 16S rRNA (guanine(966)-N(2))-methyltransferase RsmD, whose product is MSAKFHIHAGMLKHLRLMWDNQISTRPTKSIVRESFFNTMGASIVDSVFIEGFGGCGSMGIEALSRGAKEAVFYEINKKAYHILSQNLALAQKRVPTLKFSAYNADFFTQSFQKWAAQHIILYLDPPFCTREGMNDIYERLFVMIEKLQESAYFIVFEHWSEYNMPDIIGAYTKLKMRQFGKSTLTYYTLKD
- the uvrB gene encoding excinuclease ABC subunit UvrB, with protein sequence MSNFILDSQYQPAGDQPQAIEKITQYITQGAKYSTLIGVTGSGKTYTMANIIAKLNIPTLIMTHNKTLAAQLYSEFRAFFPKNHVEYFISHFDYYQPEAYIPRRDLFIEKDSSINEDLERLRLSATTSLLAYDDVIVVASVSANYGLGNPKEYLTMIEKLEVGQAYNHKALLLKLVDMGYTRNDNIFERGNFRVNGEVIDIFPAYNESEFIRIEFFGDEIERIGAFDALERTHLANLQSFVLYAANQFIVSANRLKTALHNIESELEERLAEFEKEQKLIEYQRLKGRTEFDLEMIRESGICKGIENYARHLTGKAAGETPYSLLDYFEQKGKPYLIIVDESHVSLPQFGGMYAGDRSRKEVLVEYGFRLPSALDNRPLRFDEFIVKAPHFLFVSATPAEKELELSKNHIAEQIIRPTGLLDPLYEVRDSDKQVLDLYDEIKARIKKNQRVLITTLTKKMAEELSKYYAELGIKVRYMHSDIDAIERNHLIRSLRLGEFDVLIGINLLREGLDLPEVSLIAIMDADKEGFLRSETSLIQTMGRAARNVEGKVILYAKKITNSMQRAFDITDYRRAKQEEFNRIHHITPKSVQRSLEQELKIESSGLSRLYEKGSHKIPKSERENIIKELSAKMHKAAKALEFEEAARLRDEIAKIRRM